In Bryobacteraceae bacterium, the following proteins share a genomic window:
- a CDS encoding SUMF1/EgtB/PvdO family nonheme iron enzyme, whose translation MADTDGVCAIIPRDQKGLRPRVLGMGILVSEREVVTCAHVADKAKDFRGRIRLCFPFADGQPCAGGRIDEARYFRPGRTADGALGDVAVIVLDEDAPAPAVRLSSPSPGSRAKSYGFRAKETGSGEWKSHPDGEWASGVVTGPLPGGRVQFEGLRQTGARVEPGFSGGGVFDPVQDAVVGMVVESDREPERKMAQLISAASLGRALGFTLGRDPQPPSRAWELAYVQRLRDAVERKAKLYSPLEGIADVRPEAEPDRMLDPWEDDPTLAILSYQSRREEREKREFTDALEAFRRVNPAALLGKPGSGKSTTLLRLALDLASRAQEDGSAPIPLLVTLGSWSDARPLADFLDSQAPEISAGLETLNAAGRLALLLDGLNEMPTGLRAGKVEEIRLWIESLGPKARVAVSCREDDYTGELDLGFDTLTLQELKPWRVRDVLRRWVAGGGAGADVADGLFWQLAGDAGLAGVLKTWIAAGSTEESFWTVTDPQQDERAYKKTSGAEDALWRQHVPNPRSLLKLAANPFLLTMLFQVWRLNKGDLPRNRAEVFQRFVNALLAREGLMEGRAAKGDWRRTERGEKLVRGLTTLAWRMQTERVKAGPEESGDFGVLTVAARQEALEALGDDEDLLKKALDGTLLEGDEEVRFRHQLLQEYFTALAMREIMADEKAAKFWPAQKWWERSGWEEAAVLLAGLYSDDCSAVVRWLAAAQPELAVQCGLDSGASVPLAVLEECMARWRPSLTDIRREPAPEARAAIGRALGRAGLDDRKGVGVKDGLPDIDWVRIPGGEFIYQKGERRKEETFRMARYPVTNAQYEAFLNAADGYGDDRWWKGLSDPDRTPAVPGWSEPNHPRERVSWWEAMAFCGWLSHRLGYEVRLPSEWEWERAARGANGREYPWGNGYKTGCANINETWAHAKAGRHNLGRTSAVGIYPQGASHEGVLDLAGNVWEWCLNEFEKPRRTQRSGREPRVLRGGSWYGSRGYARAGYRFRDDPHYRDFDIGFRVVCSSPIR comes from the coding sequence ATGGCGGATACCGACGGCGTCTGCGCGATCATTCCCCGGGATCAGAAGGGCCTTCGTCCGCGCGTGCTCGGGATGGGCATTCTCGTTTCGGAGCGGGAAGTGGTGACATGCGCGCACGTGGCCGACAAGGCGAAGGACTTCCGCGGGCGGATCCGGCTGTGCTTCCCCTTCGCAGACGGGCAGCCGTGCGCCGGCGGCCGGATCGACGAAGCGCGGTACTTCCGACCCGGGCGAACGGCGGATGGCGCTCTCGGCGACGTCGCGGTGATCGTGCTCGACGAAGACGCTCCGGCGCCGGCCGTGCGCCTTTCCAGCCCGAGCCCCGGTTCACGGGCAAAGTCCTACGGGTTTCGCGCGAAGGAAACCGGGAGCGGAGAATGGAAGAGCCACCCCGACGGGGAATGGGCGAGCGGAGTGGTGACGGGCCCGCTGCCGGGAGGCAGGGTGCAATTCGAAGGGCTGCGGCAGACCGGCGCCCGCGTGGAGCCGGGCTTCAGCGGTGGAGGTGTGTTCGACCCGGTGCAGGATGCGGTGGTTGGGATGGTGGTGGAGTCCGACCGGGAGCCTGAGCGGAAGATGGCGCAGTTGATCAGCGCAGCCTCCCTCGGCCGGGCTCTCGGATTTACGCTGGGCCGCGACCCGCAGCCGCCCTCCCGCGCGTGGGAGCTTGCGTACGTCCAGCGCTTGCGCGACGCCGTTGAGAGGAAGGCCAAGCTCTATTCGCCGCTCGAAGGCATCGCCGACGTCCGGCCGGAAGCGGAACCCGATCGCATGCTTGACCCCTGGGAGGACGACCCGACGCTCGCCATCCTGTCGTACCAGTCCCGCCGCGAGGAACGAGAGAAGCGGGAGTTCACGGACGCATTGGAGGCGTTCCGCCGGGTGAATCCGGCGGCGCTGCTGGGGAAGCCCGGATCCGGCAAGAGCACCACGCTGCTGCGGCTGGCGCTGGATCTGGCGAGCCGGGCACAGGAGGACGGATCCGCGCCCATTCCGCTTCTGGTGACCCTCGGGAGTTGGAGCGATGCACGTCCGCTCGCCGATTTCCTCGATTCCCAGGCCCCGGAGATCTCCGCTGGGTTGGAAACGCTGAATGCGGCGGGTAGATTGGCATTGCTGCTGGACGGGCTGAACGAGATGCCCACCGGTCTGCGGGCCGGGAAGGTCGAGGAGATCCGACTGTGGATCGAGAGCCTTGGCCCGAAGGCGCGGGTGGCCGTCTCTTGCCGGGAGGATGACTACACCGGCGAGCTCGACCTCGGGTTCGACACCCTGACGCTGCAGGAGCTGAAGCCCTGGCGCGTGCGGGACGTGCTGCGCCGATGGGTGGCCGGCGGGGGCGCGGGGGCGGACGTCGCGGACGGGCTGTTCTGGCAACTTGCAGGAGACGCGGGCCTCGCCGGCGTGCTGAAGACGTGGATCGCGGCCGGATCGACGGAGGAGTCGTTCTGGACGGTGACGGACCCGCAACAGGATGAGCGCGCATATAAGAAGACCAGCGGCGCGGAGGACGCGCTGTGGCGGCAGCACGTCCCGAATCCCCGCAGCCTGCTGAAGCTGGCGGCGAATCCGTTTCTGCTCACGATGCTGTTTCAGGTGTGGCGGCTGAACAAGGGAGACCTGCCACGAAATCGCGCGGAAGTTTTCCAGCGCTTCGTAAATGCTTTGCTGGCTCGCGAGGGCCTGATGGAGGGGAGGGCGGCGAAGGGGGACTGGCGGCGGACCGAGCGCGGCGAGAAGTTAGTGCGCGGATTGACGACGCTCGCCTGGCGGATGCAGACGGAGCGCGTGAAGGCGGGTCCCGAAGAGAGCGGCGACTTCGGTGTGCTGACGGTGGCGGCGCGGCAGGAGGCGCTGGAGGCGCTCGGCGACGACGAGGACCTCCTGAAGAAGGCGCTCGACGGAACGCTGTTGGAGGGCGACGAGGAAGTCCGGTTCCGGCACCAGCTCTTGCAAGAGTATTTCACCGCGTTGGCGATGCGGGAAATCATGGCGGACGAAAAGGCCGCGAAGTTCTGGCCGGCGCAGAAATGGTGGGAGCGCAGCGGGTGGGAGGAGGCCGCTGTGCTGCTCGCGGGGCTTTACTCGGACGATTGTTCGGCAGTGGTGCGGTGGCTGGCCGCCGCTCAGCCGGAACTCGCTGTGCAGTGCGGGTTGGATTCCGGAGCGAGTGTCCCGTTGGCCGTCCTCGAAGAGTGCATGGCTCGGTGGCGTCCTTCGCTGACCGACATTCGGAGGGAACCGGCACCCGAGGCCCGCGCCGCCATCGGCCGCGCACTGGGCCGCGCCGGTCTCGATGATCGCAAAGGTGTGGGTGTGAAGGATGGGTTGCCGGACATAGACTGGGTCCGAATCCCCGGTGGCGAGTTCATCTATCAGAAAGGGGAACGACGGAAGGAGGAGACCTTCCGTATGGCGCGATATCCGGTGACCAACGCGCAATACGAGGCGTTCCTGAACGCGGCTGACGGATACGGGGATGATCGTTGGTGGAAGGGCTTGTCGGACCCGGATCGAACACCCGCCGTGCCCGGTTGGAGCGAGCCGAATCACCCGCGGGAGAGGGTGAGTTGGTGGGAAGCGATGGCATTTTGCGGGTGGCTCTCGCACCGGCTCGGGTACGAGGTGCGGCTACCGTCGGAGTGGGAATGGGAACGGGCCGCGCGCGGCGCCAACGGCCGCGAATACCCGTGGGGAAACGGGTACAAGACGGGCTGTGCCAACATCAATGAAACGTGGGCGCATGCGAAAGCCGGGCGACACAACTTAGGGCGGACGAGCGCGGTGGGCATCTATCCGCAGGGGGCCTCGCACGAAGGTGTGCTGGACCTCGCGGGCAATGTCTGGGAATGGTGCCTCAACGAATTCGAGAAACCCAGACGGACGCAGCGGAGCGGACGAGAGCCTCGTGTGTTGCGCGGCGGCTCCTGGTACGGCTCTCGGGGCTACGCGCGCGCCGGCTACCGCTTCAGGGACGATCCGCACTACCGCGACTTCGACATCGGTTTTCGGGTCGTGTGCTCGTCCCCCATCCGCTGA
- a CDS encoding reverse transcriptase domain-containing protein: MTLAHVAEWENLLLAWRKAARGKRGKPSVAAFEHQAADRLIDIQHALLRGQWKPGPYVHFFIHEPKHRRISAAPIADRVVHHALCNVIEPAFERLFLPDSFANRAGKGTHRAVDRCQQLARRHRYALRLDVVKHFPSIDHEILLRILGQTIADPGILDLAARIIASGDRVLEQEYEMVWFPGDDLFAACRPRGLPIGNLTSQFWSNCYMNPLDQFIRRELRCAAYVRYVDDMTLFAGSKRQLWDWKRAIVDRLASLRLTIHESSAQVQPVNTGIPWLGFVVFPDHRRVKGRKVVEATRRLGERYDLWQSGRITFGEFDASVKGWINHVRYADTWGLRGHVLNQLIWSPSKKIS; the protein is encoded by the coding sequence ATGACACTCGCCCATGTCGCCGAGTGGGAGAACCTGCTACTCGCGTGGCGCAAAGCCGCCCGCGGAAAACGCGGCAAACCCAGCGTCGCCGCCTTCGAGCATCAAGCCGCGGACCGGCTCATCGATATTCAACACGCTCTTTTGCGCGGCCAATGGAAACCCGGACCCTATGTTCACTTCTTCATCCACGAACCGAAGCATCGCCGCATCTCCGCCGCCCCAATTGCTGACCGCGTCGTCCACCACGCCCTCTGCAACGTCATCGAACCTGCGTTTGAGAGACTCTTCCTCCCCGATAGCTTCGCCAACCGCGCCGGCAAAGGCACACACCGCGCAGTCGACCGTTGCCAGCAGTTGGCCCGGCGCCACCGTTATGCTCTCCGTCTGGATGTCGTCAAACATTTCCCCTCGATTGACCACGAAATCCTGCTCCGCATCCTCGGCCAGACGATCGCCGATCCAGGCATCCTCGACCTCGCCGCCAGGATCATCGCCAGTGGCGACCGCGTTCTCGAGCAGGAATACGAAATGGTCTGGTTCCCCGGCGACGATCTCTTCGCCGCCTGTCGCCCCCGCGGTCTGCCCATCGGCAATCTCACCTCGCAGTTCTGGTCGAACTGCTACATGAATCCGCTGGACCAGTTCATCCGGCGCGAACTCCGCTGCGCCGCCTACGTCCGATATGTCGACGACATGACGCTGTTTGCCGGCAGCAAGCGGCAGCTTTGGGACTGGAAGAGGGCCATCGTGGACCGGCTCGCCTCCCTGCGACTGACGATCCACGAATCCTCCGCGCAGGTGCAGCCCGTGAACACCGGAATCCCGTGGCTCGGGTTTGTCGTCTTTCCGGACCACCGCCGGGTGAAGGGGAGGAAAGTGGTGGAGGCAACCCGGCGGTTGGGCGAGCGATACGACCTCTGGCAATCCGGCCGGATCACCTTCGGAGAGTTCGATGCCAGCGTGAAAGGCTGGATCAACCATGTCCGCTACGCCGACACCTGGGGACTGCGCGGGCATGTGTTGAATCAGTTGATCTGGAGCCCCTCAAAAAAAATTTCGTGA
- the avd gene encoding diversity-generating retroelement protein Avd: MEDLVILTRVFDLLAWLIPKGETFPRVYRHTVTERLLAAALDLAELLLQAQAKRGAARRSELAAADATLNKLRLYLRLAHHWHWISPGQYEHVSRMVAEIGKLLGGWIRRTAASRNEG; encoded by the coding sequence GTGGAAGACCTGGTTATCCTGACACGCGTGTTCGACCTGCTGGCATGGCTGATCCCGAAAGGCGAGACGTTTCCCCGCGTCTACCGCCATACGGTGACCGAGCGGCTGCTGGCCGCTGCATTGGATCTTGCGGAGCTACTTCTGCAGGCGCAGGCCAAACGGGGAGCCGCGCGGCGAAGCGAGCTTGCCGCAGCCGATGCGACGCTCAACAAGCTCCGATTGTACCTGCGGCTGGCGCATCACTGGCATTGGATATCGCCGGGGCAGTACGAGCATGTGAGCCGGATGGTGGCTGAAATCGGCAAGTTGTTGGGCGGGTGGATACGTCGAACCGCCGCCAGCCGCAACGAGGGTTGA
- a CDS encoding ATP-binding protein codes for MARADILRRLFTGYQRRDDEAFRQAAAMLIDEERRKHHAILANDLEKILRNGNGTHAETKSMVPFQSAPLDQDRKTALLEIRQPQRYLNDLVVDQTVAGSVDRIVREFRDWDVLEANGLLPVRRVIFCGPSGCGKTAMAEAISAELGIPMLYVRFDAVVSSLLGETAANLRRVFDYALRGRWVLFFDEFDAIGRSRDDSTEHGEIKRVLNSFLQIMDNFQGRSLVIAATNFEQVLDPAIWRRFDEIVRFERPDSNQLARLARRRLAALQFSDDHVDRLTTALAGSSFADAERVCLDIRKQCVLRGSRQVKASDLEKALARQEYRQSALGKASASGLPAVDRK; via the coding sequence ATGGCAAGAGCAGACATCCTCCGGAGACTTTTCACCGGCTACCAACGCCGCGATGACGAGGCGTTCCGTCAGGCCGCCGCGATGCTCATCGACGAAGAACGGCGAAAACACCACGCGATCCTGGCCAACGACCTGGAGAAAATCCTGCGAAACGGCAACGGAACTCACGCAGAGACCAAGAGCATGGTGCCGTTTCAATCCGCACCGCTCGACCAGGACCGGAAGACCGCGCTCCTGGAGATCCGGCAGCCGCAGCGGTACCTCAACGACCTCGTCGTGGACCAAACGGTCGCCGGATCTGTCGACCGGATCGTCCGCGAGTTCCGCGACTGGGATGTGCTCGAGGCCAACGGACTCCTGCCCGTCCGCAGGGTCATCTTCTGCGGCCCTTCCGGGTGCGGCAAGACGGCGATGGCCGAGGCCATTTCGGCGGAGCTTGGGATTCCGATGTTGTACGTGCGGTTCGACGCCGTCGTCTCGTCGCTGCTCGGGGAGACTGCCGCCAATCTCCGCAGAGTCTTCGACTACGCGCTCCGGGGCCGATGGGTCCTCTTTTTCGACGAGTTCGACGCCATCGGCCGGTCCCGGGACGATTCCACGGAGCACGGCGAGATCAAGCGGGTTCTGAACTCGTTTCTTCAGATCATGGATAACTTTCAGGGACGATCTCTGGTGATCGCCGCAACGAACTTCGAACAGGTTCTGGATCCGGCGATCTGGCGCCGGTTCGACGAAATCGTTCGCTTCGAGCGGCCGGATTCGAATCAGTTGGCACGGCTCGCGCGTAGACGTTTGGCGGCCCTTCAGTTTTCCGACGATCACGTGGACCGTTTGACCACTGCTCTGGCCGGGAGTTCCTTCGCGGATGCGGAGCGCGTTTGCCTGGATATCCGGAAGCAGTGTGTGCTACGCGGCTCACGGCAGGTTAAAGCTTCGGACCTGGAAAAGGCCCTGGCTCGACAAGAGTACCGGCAGTCGGCTCTCGGGAAAGCGAGCGCATCGGGACTGCCAGCAGTCGACCGTAAGTAG
- a CDS encoding S8 family peptidase gives MALSRDHDQHPHIPVAREPGIEPERRGRRMVPRPIRRPQDRSRHGSEVQAQLTASLMEIEGGRRAAGIDPSRLMVLEFDSLNFELGEELVERLGARLVDEREERDGKDRSYRAVLQFDSAAAIQEFQSRLTAYREGLSGAPIPAWRRDLLDSLQRVRAFSREDRLGDRLRAEGYPEPALFLLDADLWHPGDPTRAREIVQQFRDLCRANGGRVADDLRTSSLLLLKIEASTGLAEILLGLDLVARVDLPPRVAASFQNISRELNWPNPAAVPDETDPMACVIDSGVIAGHPLLANWVIEERDFDTGEDTPADMNGHGTAVAGLVVYGDIAECVEANRWEPRVRICSAKVLRNQPNPLEPDRPAAEFPGDSPRRIESVIREAIEYFHEQGCRVFNLSVGDQSEAYADGRQFPWAEMLDELARELDVVIVVSVGNNAEPGIPQTPPTRNRFRKAVRDQVLQHRLLNPATAALALTVGSLARHDGAPVGTLSATAGAPAGGPSPFTRSGPGYALRPTSKGIKPDLADYGGNYALQALTPAQSRWAQSPALGEPSLHREYVERALRMCHGTSFATPHVTHAAAVAQVALRDALGREPFACLIRAVLGASAETPDAPRGWYSGEKARCALIGYGRPAVERVAWSLDHDARLVAMDHVEENRFHLYHVPVPPDFLAGEGARRITIALAYDPPVRGSRKLYMARTMFFTPAIGLTRDEAIAALSKFDGERDEAPKLPGGTKLEMKPGERRVAYSTLQVRRAEWGCAADLPNMRDRNGDSALLVAVFCQRRFAHDPLDISQRYGLVADFWHEDPAARIYHSLRNSVRQVVRQQVRS, from the coding sequence ATGGCGCTATCGCGGGATCACGATCAGCATCCGCATATCCCGGTGGCGCGAGAGCCGGGGATTGAACCCGAGCGGCGCGGACGCCGCATGGTTCCGCGGCCGATTCGACGGCCGCAAGACCGCAGCCGGCACGGAAGCGAGGTCCAAGCACAACTCACGGCATCCCTGATGGAGATCGAAGGGGGCCGAAGGGCAGCCGGTATCGATCCGTCGCGTCTGATGGTGCTGGAGTTCGACAGTCTCAACTTCGAACTCGGCGAGGAACTCGTCGAGCGGCTGGGCGCGCGGCTCGTGGATGAGCGCGAGGAGCGAGATGGAAAAGACCGATCGTACCGAGCGGTGCTTCAGTTTGACTCGGCTGCGGCGATTCAGGAGTTTCAGTCCCGGCTAACGGCTTATCGCGAGGGGCTCTCCGGCGCGCCAATTCCGGCTTGGCGGCGCGACCTCCTGGACAGCCTCCAGCGGGTCCGCGCATTCTCCAGGGAGGATCGACTCGGCGACCGCCTTCGCGCCGAGGGGTACCCGGAGCCCGCGCTGTTCCTGCTCGACGCCGACCTCTGGCACCCCGGAGACCCGACACGCGCGCGGGAGATCGTCCAGCAGTTTCGGGACCTCTGCCGCGCTAATGGCGGCCGCGTTGCCGACGATCTTCGGACATCGAGCCTTTTGCTGCTCAAGATCGAGGCGAGCACCGGCCTGGCGGAGATTCTGCTCGGCCTCGATCTGGTGGCTCGCGTTGACCTGCCGCCGCGGGTCGCGGCGAGTTTCCAGAACATCAGCCGCGAGTTGAACTGGCCGAATCCGGCGGCTGTTCCCGACGAGACGGACCCCATGGCCTGCGTCATCGACAGCGGGGTGATCGCGGGCCATCCACTCCTGGCCAACTGGGTGATTGAGGAGCGGGACTTCGACACCGGCGAGGACACGCCGGCGGACATGAACGGCCACGGCACGGCCGTCGCGGGGCTGGTTGTGTACGGCGATATCGCGGAGTGCGTCGAGGCGAACCGTTGGGAACCTCGTGTCCGGATTTGCAGCGCCAAGGTCCTGCGAAACCAGCCGAACCCCTTGGAACCTGACCGGCCCGCGGCTGAGTTTCCCGGCGACAGCCCCCGGCGCATCGAAAGCGTGATCCGGGAGGCGATCGAGTACTTCCACGAACAGGGTTGCCGCGTCTTCAATCTCTCGGTGGGAGACCAAAGCGAAGCGTACGCCGACGGGCGCCAGTTTCCCTGGGCCGAGATGCTGGATGAGCTCGCCAGGGAACTGGATGTCGTGATCGTCGTTTCCGTGGGCAACAACGCGGAGCCGGGCATACCGCAAACACCTCCCACTCGCAACCGGTTCCGAAAGGCTGTCCGCGATCAGGTGCTGCAGCACCGTTTGCTGAATCCGGCGACGGCAGCGCTGGCTCTGACCGTTGGTTCGCTTGCGAGACACGACGGGGCGCCGGTGGGCACGCTGTCCGCGACCGCCGGGGCGCCGGCTGGCGGCCCGAGTCCGTTCACGCGCTCGGGGCCTGGATACGCGCTTCGGCCGACATCGAAAGGCATCAAACCCGACCTCGCCGACTACGGGGGCAACTATGCGCTACAGGCGCTCACACCGGCGCAGAGCCGGTGGGCGCAGTCGCCTGCGCTCGGCGAGCCAAGCCTTCATCGGGAGTACGTGGAGCGGGCGCTTCGAATGTGTCACGGAACTTCGTTCGCTACGCCGCATGTCACGCATGCAGCCGCGGTGGCGCAGGTGGCGCTTCGAGATGCTCTTGGCCGGGAGCCGTTCGCGTGCCTGATTCGGGCCGTTCTCGGTGCATCGGCGGAAACTCCGGATGCGCCGCGAGGCTGGTACAGCGGCGAGAAGGCGCGGTGCGCCCTTATCGGGTACGGCCGCCCTGCCGTCGAGCGGGTCGCATGGAGCCTCGACCACGATGCTCGGCTGGTGGCGATGGATCACGTCGAGGAGAACCGATTCCATCTTTATCACGTGCCTGTGCCACCCGATTTCCTCGCCGGGGAGGGCGCCCGGCGGATCACGATCGCGCTCGCCTACGACCCTCCGGTTCGCGGGAGCCGAAAGCTCTATATGGCTCGGACGATGTTCTTCACTCCGGCAATCGGCCTCACGCGGGACGAAGCGATCGCCGCGCTGTCGAAGTTCGATGGCGAGCGTGACGAAGCTCCGAAACTCCCAGGTGGCACGAAGCTCGAAATGAAGCCGGGTGAGCGCCGGGTGGCGTACTCCACGTTGCAGGTCCGTAGGGCGGAGTGGGGATGCGCGGCAGATCTTCCCAACATGCGGGACCGGAACGGCGACTCCGCGCTGCTCGTCGCCGTGTTTTGCCAGCGGCGTTTTGCCCACGATCCGCTGGACATCTCGCAGCGGTATGGGCTAGTCGCCGACTTCTGGCATGAGGACCCGGCGGCACGGATTTACCACTCGTTGCGCAACTCCGTGCGTCAGGTGGTCCGGCAGCAGGTGCGATCCTAA